In Thamnophis elegans isolate rThaEle1 unplaced genomic scaffold, rThaEle1.pri scaffold_85_arrow_ctg1, whole genome shotgun sequence, a single genomic region encodes these proteins:
- the SPAG8 gene encoding sperm-associated antigen 8, whose translation MEADSQEEPRGIPAETAPCPAERPPEPEADRRPQRRTRWLPPCHGVPGPYLGELPAADLEPPLPCVPEAPREPPARGQCLMHNWQEERATNDLDHVPRPEYGTEGFFYRHGHPGLLTLDFLAGTPHHHDEGLLSSTRENGAPCARETRGHDGASPVPETQVKTMSFSPPPARHLAPRHCCGPSRWFGEQVDPLVPEAASQVLEGCYRIHPGPLSTSLLAGDTHPPPEPMESLSITHRDYRQEGFHSAPLPPTQPHDYRLEQPQTFWLEHARQVPGTSSIRTGDTPFRKCATFTTPLPECLDQPSLYSPENCPNL comes from the exons ATGGAGGCGGACAG CCAGGAGGAGCCCCGCGGGATCCCGGCGGAGACGGCCCCCTGTCCTGCGGAGAGGCCGCCGGAGCCCGAGGCAGACCGCAGACCGCAGAGACGCACCCGGTGGCTGCCGCCCTGCCATGGCGTGCCCGGGCCGTACCTGGGGGAGCTGCCGGCCGCCGATCTGGAGCCGCCCCTGCCCTGCGTCCCGGAGGCGCCGAGGGAGCCGCCCGCCCGCGGCCAGTGCCTAATGCACAACTGGCAGGAAGAG AGAGCCACCAATGATCTGGACCATGTGCCGAGACCCGAGTATGGCACCGAGGGCTTTTTCTACCGGCATGGCCATCCTGGCCTCCTTACCCTTGACTTCCTGGCTGGCACCCCCCACCACCACGATGAAGGACTCCTATCCTCGACCCGTGAAAACGGGGCTCCCTGTGCGAG GGAAACGAGAGGCCATGATGGAGCATCTCCTGTACCAGAAACACAGGTAAAGACCAtgagcttctcccccccccccgcccgccacTTAGCACCCAGGCATTGCTGTGGGCCGTCAAG gtggtttggGGAGCAGGTTGACCCCCTCGTCCCTGAGGCAGCCTCACaggtattggaaggctgctatcgtaTCCACCCTGGTCCATTAAG CACCAGCCTCTTGGCGGGCGACACCCACCCTCCGCCTGAGCCCATGGAGTCCCTCTCCATCACCCACCGGGACTACAGGCAGGAGGGCTTCCATtctgcccccctgccccccacccaG CCCCACGACTACCGGCTGGAACAACCACAGACCTTCTGGCTTGAACATGCCCGGCAGGTGCCG GGCACCTCCAGCATCCGGACTGGCGACACCCCTTTCAGGAAGTGTGCGACGTTCACCACCCCCCTCCCGGAATGCCTCGACCAGCCGTCGCTGTACAGCCCAGAAAACTGCCCCAATCTGTGA